The Juglans microcarpa x Juglans regia isolate MS1-56 chromosome 2D, Jm3101_v1.0, whole genome shotgun sequence DNA window gttataaTTACAATGTTACCCTTTTAATTACAAGTCATGTTagttagttttaatttttaatatttaatatttaaaagtgagcatcatttttattttataattttctaaaaaactcttcaatatagaaatttttataagtgatTTAAATTGTTCCTTTCAAAGGTAAGTAAGCAATaatgttgtattgtttttattatgatctagtttattaaattttgtatgtataatttaaaatatttggttataattatattatttagtattaaattttataatttgatttcgaTAGTAAATAGATTAGATTTTTATATCATAGTCGGAGTTATTTAATTGACATTCatgattttaggaagtgatgatataatttgaggttataaaattttaggttttgaggaattaaataggttattttaaaagcttaggcttaaatatcgaaatacgtgactgattgaaaatttacgaaaattacgtgattattttataggtgacgattaattattgttcggcattttgagaaaaattctgaagaatgctaagaagtctaggtaagtgggattcctatactagactttacataaaaataaaatgggctgaggtcgatttttgagaagtatgcatattttgttatgaaaaaaaatttgaactacctcagttatttgttctgcattactcatgagattctgtctaagaataaagtatttttctagtatgactagtgtagacataagcttatttttgacattctgtttctgaattgtacaaaagagagcgaatatttaattttgtggATAAATTATGATtgtgtgatctgattctgttctattatgaagatgttttatactctaatatgatatgatgtgatttctgaaaacctctggtataacattctgtttctgtttctgttccatttCGATagtataagatttatttttatattgttagAAACAATATGTAAAACGTACCATATTGTCAATGTCGTATTTCGTATACCTTTGAGTCAGGTTCTAACAACTCAAGTCTTCAAAGTTGggcttgtgaaaataaaaaataaagaaactaggagagggcggccttggggCCGGGGAGTACTCTCTaatgccaaagtcagtagagtactttggaagtttgtaaataatgagaaagTCTAGAGCGAAAGAGCTTTTTCGTACTTgacaattactatttatatcaAGAGTCTGGGGAAACAGATCGTGCCTACCCTCGTGGGGCCTACGTTCTCACTATTGTTCCTTTTGTCATTAATGTCCTTTAACGCAGCGTGCCTCTGCGATGACGTTATTATTGTGACATGTTTCTTAGGTAGTAGTGCTATTAATGCGACATGGCTTCCTGATCGCTTGATTCTGTAAGCCTTGTTGGCCGTCCGTTGATGTTCCCTTGTCAGAAGATCAAAAGCTTTTTGTCTTTCCTGTTCTGCCCTGCACCGAGTCCCTATGAGCGAGATGCGGCAGAGCGGCATCAAACTTGTCCGTCTCATCAGCCATCATTGCTTACTTTCCCTTGCAGACGAGTTGCTTCGTGGGCAAGTTTGGGCCCTAGGTTCGGGTATCGGAGCAAAGCTCATTACTCTCAGCCGAACGCCTAGTGGGCTTATGAGTTATGAGTGAGGAGGAAATCCCCTCAGGTACActagttttttttccctcaaaatatgaaatattacttttaatatttgaaattttttctttattttttttatttctatcaaaataaagaaaaaaggctcatttttcattttttatttgtgtgttaataaaataattcctcagttttatatatacatagctAGGTTGCAGATCATGATCACAATGAAACAGATTCCCTTTTTCTTACTTGTCGCACATGCATGTATGCTCAATCTGGATCATGAATGTCACTTCCCAAAGCAAAACCACCTTTCCCAAATCTATGAAAAGCGAATTTGAAGGTCCACAACATCATGTAACGTTAACGAAGAAGTACTTGTTTTTCATGTATTCATTCTTCTTTTAGGCCTGGGTGCAGACAACATTGAATTCTTTGCCAAAAAATTCCGATAgtgtgttaaaatatttttacacgGAAGAATACGAAGTAGATCCTAATTAGTCATGAGCTGGATGATGTCTCAGTAGTTCTAGGCAACTAGTTGTTAAGGTCATGCGGATGAAGGTTGGAAAATGTagcattgaaaaatattaaaactagaTACAAGATTAGGACATGCAAGCCTTGTGTAGCccattgaaaaaattaagacccttacaaaaaaaaaaaagtgaattctttcatataaaacctttttttttctaaagaaacTGCAGTACAAGACTTGTATATTATGTGTATAAAATCATTAGGTTcgcacaaatcatttttcaaaaactacAAATCCTAAAGACCCATTTTGTTCTACATAGATGAAACCACTTAAGATTATGTCCAAATTATAGGCAAAGCAAATAAGGTACcaagtaatattaattaatgaacaCTCTTGACATTATGTTATAGATTTTAGGAATAGGAATAGGAAGCTGTGAATTTAAACAAGACAAATCCAACAAATATGCCTTCCAACTGGGCCCAAGTCCAATAAGATTGGGTCAATCAagttctataatattttttgcatGAGCCCAATTAGGACCAAAATTCATAGAGACCGCGTGTGCGCCACATGTGCACCCGGGCTTTAAGTTACTTACGTCTTCTTATTACCCCTAATTctaaggaaaaatctaattacaagcgattctgcgcactaatacgcgtactcattcaatatgattggttaaaaagtagattttattgaaaacagtactaatttaaatttaaaatatgaaggtaataacattagtacgcagattggtacgcaaacttgcttgtatatagcaaaactctaaTTCTAAACCCTCACAGACGTACTGACTACTGAATACTGATCCACCTGAAAATTCCACTTCGAATCTCCGAAACCAGTACCGTGCAATTACAAACCCCATTTCGGAATGTCCAATACCACACTCAAAGCCTCCCATTTCCAGACCCTTACTCTAGACCCAAATTTTATAAGGAGACACTACTCTCCCCAACAACCcttgtctttcttctttttcttcttcaatgatTCTTaaaatctctcatttctcaaccTCTTCCCATTCCGCACCCTCGGGGAGACGCTTCGACAAGGAGTCCCAAAATGTGAGTGTTAATGCCTAAATTCGTACAACAAATCAGAAGGGAGGAAAGAATGATCTCTGACTCATGATTGTGATTCGGGTGTCGATACAGTACTTTTCGGTTCatccttaaaataaataacaaataaacaaataaaaataaataaaaagagagatttaCGTTGTTTGTCATAATGTCGACATCTACAGGTTGTTTGGGGGAGAAATCCACTATGATAAATCCACTATGATAGGTAATTTTATTATCTCTCATAgtctcacatatctcacaatacaatagaGGAATTTAGTTTAAATGTAGAGAAGTTATGGCGAATCTGGGCTATAGAGTGCTTCTGTCAAGAGCCTATGTAGAGTCTGTGGAGAGTTCTTGTTAGATTTGTGGGAGATCTGCTCCTTATATAGAAGTCTATTTCCTTAGAGTGATTGAGTCCAACCTCTCTCATGAAACATTTCCCTTTTAAGAGTCTGAGTCTCTTTCCTTATCTCTTAGCTTGACTTTTAACTTTATCTCGAGGCTAACTTTTAGATTGCTGATTTGACCCTTACAAATATCCACAATTCTTAAGGTCGATTCTCTCAACAAAAAggtcttgagaatcttcaagtcaataatctatagaataaaatttgaaaattggtCTCTGGTTTTCTGTTTggtcttggttttttttttgttttgtgctaAGCGGTGAACAGCTCAGCATAGAGAGATAggcaggagatgtactcgaccgcatTAGGTGCGAGCACCGAGCTATGCTTTGGCAATATATGTACTCGATTGCATTAGGTGCAAGCACAGCGCTCTGCTTTGACGGCGCTCTTCTTTGGTGGTgcttatatataaagaaaaatattttaaagatggTCAGCTAGTAGATGCCAAGTTAGGCTATTGTCCATCTCATATCTAGAGGAGCATATGGTCAGTCATGGATTTGGTTAAGGATGGATATGTTTTGAGGGTTAGGAATGGAAAGAGTATTAGAGTTTAGAGGGACAAATGGGTGCCTAGTCCCTGTCCTTACCAGATCTAGACTCCCATTAACAAGTTTGAGTCTAATGTCACAGTGGATGCTTTAATTGATGAGGAGAACAAGACTTTGAAAAAAGAGGTGATTGATGCAGTTTTTAGTCTAAAAGAGGCTCATGGTATTTGCAGCATTCCTATCAGTGCAAGAGGATctgaagataaaattatatgggGTTTATCAGAGAATGAGATTTTCTCTGTAAAAAGTGTTTATTATGCTGATTTggtgaagaaaaaacaaatgggTGGGGAATCCTCAAGAGGTGTCCAAGATGTGGAACAATGGAGGAAACTGTGGAACTTAATAGGCATAGGTAAGGTCAAACAACTAGTGTGGAAAGCTCTCAATGACATCTTACCTACCAAAGGTAATCTGTTTAAGAAACAAATAGTGGAGAACTCAGTTTGTCCAATTTGCAACAAAGAGGAGAAATCAATCATTCATGTTTTATGGGGGTGTCTAGCATCAGCTAATGTATGGGAGGAGGAAGGAAGTCCAGTTAAGAAGTGCAGAAGGAATTATGACGATTTTTCAACTTTGTGGTCTGATCTCATTACTATACTCGATTCTGATAGCTTGGACTTGATTGTAGTAGTTTTCCATCAGTTGTGTAGTAGGAGAAACGAGttagtttttgaaaataagtttaGAGGTCCTACTATTGTGTTCAATTTGACAATACAAGATCTTGAAACTTACAAATTAGCCCATTTTAAGAGTTGTAATACACCTAAAAGGGTGGTGATATTTGCATAAAGACAAATTTGGAGACTACATCTTAGTTTAAGGTGAATGTTGATACTGCCTTTGACAAAGTGGATGAGAGGATGGAGATTGGTATTGTGATTAAAGATTATAGGGGAGATGTGGAGGTTGTGCTTGTTGCTTCAAAGAAGTTTGTCAAATCTGCTTATATTGCTAAGAGTTACGTTTTGCTGAGAGCTGTTAATTTGTGTCATGAGTTGAGATTTAGGCAGGTGGTACTGGAAGGGGATGCTAAGGCTGTGGTGGATTTTATTAATTCTACCAGAGTAGATTCATCTTGGACAAAGTAAGTAATTGAAGACATCAAGATAGTTTTGTCACGGCACTCAAGTTGGCTGCTCTCATTCATTTGCAGAGAAGGAAATCAAGCTGCTCATACAGCTGCAAAACTGGCATTATCTTTAAACAAAGAGCATGTATGGATGGAGGGACTTGTTGAGGTTCTTCCTATCATCTCTATTGACAAATCATGTATTGTTTGAGTTCAATGAATTGAAGtttcctttcaaaaaataaaaaggtaccCTATTCAAAAAGTACAAAGGCCTAATTACACCTTAAATCGCAAAAGCATATATTATCACTTTCATCGAACCCTGTCATTACACTCAAAAGGTAGAGAGAGGTcataaatattttctgaaaattaactttcttcattttaaagtttttgaagcattttttaatatatttttaaaaaatagtattcttCATCTTActtgaagaatatatatttttttaatcctcTATAGTCTATGAAGATATGATATATCTTAAGTGACAGTGCATTCaaataacatcatttaaaatgtcattggtaaaatataaaatgaagagaCATGCTCGTATTTTTTAAGCCCAACATAAGTGAGCGTTTCTGCTTAAAAAAGGAATCCACAAAAACACTACTAACATGGGAAAAGCCTGTAAGCAAATGACATTTCCATCTTTCTAAACCAACCCCTCTTTATGACTGACACTgtcaattttcaatttctcgGAAGCTCCATCcctaataatataattattattattattattttattttaataaacaaCTTAGATACTAACGAAGATAATTGAGGCCGGAGCACCTCCAACCAAAACCCATCACCAAGCTGCCCCCACCACCATCCAAATCCTTTTTGACCCTCCACTCACTCTAAGAGAGCAATTGGCTCACAGGTTGGCATCATTGCGTCACATGAACACTACCAAAACAAAGCTTCATTTTCACTCTGTTCACACCTTATTCCCCAACCCAAACcaatggaaaaaatgaaaaagagagaaagcaATATCCATTTCAATGGTCCATACCAGCATCTGTACATGGACCCGCCTACGATAACCTAGAGAGCTCTGTATTTTCTACTCCTTCCCAAAATatgcaattttaatttttgtcatCATCGATTAAGTAATTAAAGAAACTgttcttgcttttgttttcttaacttcaaaaaaataaaaaaagagcaaaagaaaagtaaaaagaggCAAAAACCGGTTATGGAACTCTTCCCTTCTGTCCCATGTCATGTACCCTTTCTTTCTACATATGATTTTACAGTATTCTGTCACCAGTGCCTCCCGTGagaaccaccaccaccaccaccacctttgTTCTTTGTAAAGAATGCATTCTTGGGTTTTGGTATATCATGGATGTCCATCACTTGAATCGTTCTTTGCTTTTTGGCTTCACAATCAGTAGAACACACAAAGCACAAAACCCATCAGCATAAGCTCAAAATATGCACTACTACATTGAATTGCAGCAAAATTATAGGAACAAAAGCCATATGACTAAACCATTTTCAGCTTCTTTGTAATTCTCGTGAAGCCGTTTTCTCGCTGAAGCCAGTTTGTCAGAGTCCAAATCCTTTTGCTCTTTTTGTCTCTGCATAAATCCCAATGAAGTGATTCAAATTGAGTAGAAGCCACTTACAATCCATTTGGTAGGTTAGGAAGAAGAAGTAAAGAGCAGGAAAATCTCTGAAAGTCCATATTGATAAAAGTTGCACCTCCTTCTCAATGAACCAAATTAAACCATTTGATGCAATTGAGTTTTGGTTTCTTATATTCTCTAGAAGCATAATGCTTAAAAAACTTGGTTTTTCTCTCTAATAATCAACCAAACATAGAGCTAGAGCTGGAAACTCTTAAGTTGGTATGCATACATTTTGATGTGCAGAGGCAGATACAGGTGCTAATTGGGCTGGTCTAGGAGGAGCTTCTTTTCGGGGAATCGCTTTTGGCTTTGGCTCTGATTCTGAATTATTCTTGTCTGACCCGGAACTCCCATCTGTGCAGGTAAGATAGATCAACAAATCCAAACAAGAACGCAAACAAAGATTAAAAGCTTTACTTTGAATCTGATTCTACCACTCACTGTGTGGATTTGGAGAGTATCCAAAATCAGGAACCtacaaaaaaagagaatattAGAAAGTTAAACAAAAGACAGAATTTTGCAACCTTTTTTTTCCCAGACAACGCAAATTATCTGGAATTGGGGGGAAAAACTGATTTCTTTCACCTGGTGATGACCATTTTGGGGAATTTTCTGCTGGGGTGAGTCTCCATAAGCTGCCAACAGCATCAATAACAACTTTTAGCTTAATTTCTTAACCACATTTTGTGCTTCAAGAATCTTCAAATCTTTCCCACAAGGGAAACTgagatcattttaatttattagtatAATGTTTACCCATTAGAGCAGCAGAAGTCTGTTCTCCAGGTTGATTCAACTTCACCCACTCATCCACAATGTCTTTCCACTTCCTgaccaaaacaaaagaaaaccaaatcaATAAATGTTGAACAGCCTTCTCCAACACTTAAACACTACCATGTGCAAAAACATTAAGATGactagaaagaaaatataaaacatttgGTACATATTTTCCAagatttttgtttcttcaaAACCTGACTAGTAGCTTCACCAATCTCCGGACATCATTTGATGAATGCTTTCGCAATCGATTCACATGCCTTCCTATATCAGTCTCCTACAATTAACAATTACAACAGAAAAacgaaaactataattattagAAACAATCAGTcagaaagaacaagagaaagatAATTTGCAGCACAGTTTACCTTGAGTGCTTGAAATGTTATATCCATGTCTGCTAGAGTTTGAAGCAATTCAACCAAAGAATCCTCAGACTGACACacagaaacaaaaaaaccaaagagAAAAATCATACCCAGAAAGATAAAAACTGGAATATGAATGAAACAATATCTATAAAGTAACGAAAGAAACCTGGTCAGGATCTTCAAGGTGCTCCTTAATTTCAAGAATCTTCTTCTGCTCGTCATCGAACAAACCACCGTAGGGATCCAAATCTTCGTCGTCATCTCTCTCCACCGACTCAGGTGTCACCGGTGACCCTTCTTTCCCTTCCTGGCCGCTGCTATTTTTCCCCGCCGGAGCCTTCACTTCGTATCGATTATTAGGCCTCCGATCATCGAGGTCGTCGCAGTTTCGGCACCGAGTCTGCGCCGGCGAGGTCGCCGCATAGAGCCTTTCCACGATCCCGTCCCTCCGGTGCTTGAGCTCGCCGCCGTAGTCTAAAGACGCGACCGCTATGGCCGTGTCAATGAACGTCCACACGTCAACCCCACAACTGTCCAGAACGGCCCGGAAATCATCTAAATCCATCATCGCCGTCGCTGTTCCGATAAATTCAATTCGTTAAGAACAGAAAAAAGGACAGCTTGAAATGGGTTTTTTCTATCGTATTTTCCGAGCGCTTTCGGAGATTGAAATCAATGAACCTTTGTCTGACGAGTTACGTTAGAAAATCATGCATCCatacaatatatacatatgaCCAATCATCGTAAACCCGTTTGggcaaaacaaaagaataaaggCACATCTGAGAACAATGAAAAAGCTGAACTGGATTCTGGGGGTAGTGGGGGCAGAACAGAACCGTGGTGATCTTTGTTCCTATTCTTCCTCCTGTTTTTTGTTACCTTTGGGGATTAAACTGTGAGGGTATATTCCATGAAAAATTGTAATCAAGTTatgttctttatttgttttatgaaatAGTTTAGTTTATGTTGACCTACGAAGTAGTCATGGGTTCTCTGTCTTTCTGAGAAACTGGGGTTGGGTTTGTTGTGGGTTGGGcgatggggagagagagagagagagagagagagtattagTAACAATGGGGTAACTTTAGATTACGGCTTGCATTATTGGTGGAATGGAATATTAAATGAACGTGGACTTGTGGATTTGCAGTGCCCAATATCCAGGCAAGATTTTTCTGTTTCTCCAATCGTCCACtatactcataatttttttagcgAGTCATATCCACTGTGTTTCGATAAGCATTAAGCTGTTCTTACTTCAACTCAAATTAATTACCTATATTTCATCGGAAATTACCTATAGAGTAATTCTAGAGCCAATCGCTGGGAGCCACCACAAgtgtattttatgtgttttttttttctttttttttatatatattttttagcatgtttaaatatttttaaaaaataaaaaaaaattagaatattattaaaaaacacttccttaattacgaagtaaaaaaaaattaaaaagaagtcTATTATTATTCTTACCTATATATGAAgctttatttaagattttaatggaTATAATAATACTTCCGAGTTTTTAGTTATGGTTATTTTGTAATCTAATCCTCCTCCTATGGTGATATATACTTGAGAAATAACAAGTAAATTTTGAATTAGTCCATTCACTTATGATAAATTGATGATGATTAAAACGATTAGGACTAATATTTCTTGATAAGTATAATtcaattaacatttttattatctagaaatcttaaaaaatagattattatctttatcttaaattttatcatttttttttttttttgaaacttcaAACTTCATGTCAAATAACATCACTATGGCCTtcatttcaaatcttaaattttatcattattcataGTAGAGCGATTggatataacatattttaaataactattcATTTAAGTGAATGGTAtctaaaatcacttaaaatgtatcatattaataaatatgattagagatgaaaattttttaaaataaaaaatatctcaatctAAAAACCATTCTCCACAAGATTACAAGGGAAAAAactataattaatttgtttattttattggagttaaatattaaaatagaccTTGTGGTTTGGTTGTTATAACTTTTGGGCATTTTCATCAATATCTTCAATCATTTTTATCCTTTCATCGTacattcatcaaatctatttgtGGAATATTAGTTAGACAAGTAGAAGGCCAACTTGAGACTTGAGAGCAAGGCAAGCAGGGGGAACGAGGCTGAAACTTACTATTCGAAGACCTAATCCTAGCAAACGAAAGTCATGTTATCACCAATTGAAACGTCCAATGTGTCAcaacaaatcaaatataaatataaaaattgaaaatattcagGAGGTGACCCTCCCATCCCAGCTTAGGATGATGGGGTCTCTAAGGCAGTCTCTAGAGAGATCTAGGGGTGGACGGTGGCCAATATCTATAAGAGGGTGGTCAGATATTGAGGAATAATCACACATCGCTTGTGGATAAGATcttagacatgtttataagtaaTGAACAATCCTCTCTTGTAAAACCGATTTTATGATATGAGTTACGCTTATGAATTTCTTCACCAGACTATCCCTTGATCGAAAGGGACCATCCTCtcttatttcaaattaatatttcaaatagtttaaaattaaaagttgggGAGTAATTCATTAAtgattaaaacacaaaaattattttaatatttaactcaTTTGATCGatggttattttgttttttttttttttagaagtattaCATTCATGAATAAGttttataaagataaatttataaagttatatggtttcatatatatgatacattaaatctattttataataaaaataattttatcatctaatatatcacatcaaatcatattagtttataaatttatttttataaaaccttttcatagttaaaaatattttttttctattattaattttaaattttgaattatacaTACCCTCTGAGTCAGAAAGGTGAGTAGCTGTTAGACAACTTGATAATGGCTGCAGGATTttcataaaatgaattgagcGTGAAATTAGAAACTTCTCCACTGATCCCCCATGGTTGCTTCTTGAAAAACACGTAACCAAAAATGGGGGGGAAAAAACAGTTCAAGAAAATGTCATGGAAAACAGGGAAGAATAGCATTCCTTTCTTGTGCAAATCTTTGGGAAccacttttccttttccttttctttacaaatttcaaatcataGAATTGCGAAGTTTGTACTCGTCTAGACTGAATAACATAAGAGATGAGGAGAATAGAACCATTGagtaaaaataacaaatgaagATAGAAATGAATGATTactaaatagttttaaaagaatAAGGTCACGTACAGTCATACAGTAGGTAAGTactgtataatctttttaaaaaagaataaagttcattattaaaaaattaattttttttatatacgtCTCgtatttacttgttttttttaaaagaattgtgcGACGCTTGTACACTAcacgactacaaatatcattttgtattttaaaataaaatttattagaagCTATTATACTTAATTCAAAATTAACACtcatataactaattttaataattgacattgaaaatatttaataatttctcaAACACCACTAATCTTATCTTCACTCATGTACCTATTACATTTTGAAACCATATTTTGGGGTCAGCCATCTATACGATAAAAGTGATcaattgaatttttaattttttttatttaataattaaggaaatagaTATTAAtagattgatattttttattttttaaaagtatttaaacctgtataaaaaatattaaaataaaaaaaatacatttacactTGTCACTACACTTTCTTCGATTAAATATCGTCCCAGTAGTACTGtccatttaattattattaatgattGGGAGTCGGGAGCCCAATTTAGGTTAGAAGGAAGTGATAGAGCCGCCATCACAGTTGAGTGGGCCACTTGAAAGAAGACGCATGGACCGTATCTGTGGTATGGCCTGccaaagatatgattttaatattctaaatgaaattatattaagaaaTCATACAccacaaagaaaataaataaaaatattaaaaagggATATTTTATTAAGTAGCCTTACACCGCATACATAATGATGTAATActcttaaatataatttttctattaaaaataaatactcaaTCAATAGATATGTAGTGTAAGATTGTTGAATAGAAGAACTGAATCTAAATACTCAAAGATTATGACGTTGCTTCAAAAGATACAAAGCGTGAAAGTTACTCAGAGGATTAACATAaatatacaattaattaatcCAACCAGCTTCATTTAAGTTACTAAGTTAGCATTCATGTATAGGTGGTGACTAGAGGATTACTCCATTGTATAGTATCTTGGCTTTTAGGTAAGATAAATGCTTTAGTCACGtagaaattctataaaaataaatttataacttgaCGTATTTTGAtctgatatattaaattataaaattatttttattataaaatagatcattTAACGttttatatgaaatcatatcaatttataaatttatttttataagatttctttTATGGCTGGTTCACTTTAggcaaaattaaaataaagaaccaaatacatattatatattagtgaaATAAGAGTACCGGAGATTAAGCCGTCTTTGACTATAAAGCATGCAACTAAATTTGAGAGTCCATAAGCATGAAAAAGGGTTAAATTTAATGCAAGCCATTAAGCATGAAAGAGAGATTTTGCTTTATGTTGGCGAAGATTCTTAGGTTTTGAAATAGTGATATAAAAATTTGCCTCATAAGTTGTGGCTGATTTGTGACGTTGGTTGTAAATAACAAATCAGATCGACGGCAACCAAACTTAATTAAGAGTCCATGAGGATTACACGTACATAGCAACGACAAGGACTTAGAAGTAATACTATTCATCAACCCATAATCTATCATCCATTCATTGTCTCTTGATCATGTGATATTGAAAACAGTTCTTCTACGATCAGTCAAGTTCCCACACTCTCAACGCACACTGGCCATGTCAGCGttgctttattattattaaaaaaaaaaagtaaaacacgACGAACaacgaagaagaaaaaagttcaTTTCTTGCATTTTCACAATTTCGTAATCCTTTTCAACACACCTACTAATGAATGAAACAATCGATAAATTTACAATCGAATAGAAAAGACATATATCAGGATGGATCACTATACATATATCTCGTATTTTGGACATAAAACAAGCGGAAAAGGGGGTGGGGGAGTCTAATATTCAGACCCATAAGAAGGGAAAGAATGAGAAagcacaagaaaaatagatatattgCTTTCGGTTTAGCAAATAAGATCTCAAACTACTTCAGCCGCAACAGCCTCCACCTTGAAGTCTAATTAAACGTTTCTTGGAGCTTCTTGGAGTTTCTTGGAGAGAGTTGTTGCGGAGATTCTCCTTTCGTTTCCTTCTG harbors:
- the LOC121250388 gene encoding probable mediator of RNA polymerase II transcription subunit 26c codes for the protein MMDLDDFRAVLDSCGVDVWTFIDTAIAVASLDYGGELKHRRDGIVERLYAATSPAQTRCRNCDDLDDRRPNNRYEVKAPAGKNSSGQEGKEGSPVTPESVERDDDEDLDPYGGLFDDEQKKILEIKEHLEDPDQSEDSLVELLQTLADMDITFQALKETDIGRHVNRLRKHSSNDVRRLVKLLVRKWKDIVDEWVKLNQPGEQTSAALMAYGDSPQQKIPQNGHHQVPDFGYSPNPHNGSSGSDKNNSESEPKPKAIPRKEAPPRPAQLAPVSASAHQNRQKEQKDLDSDKLASARKRLHENYKEAENAKKQRTIQVMDIHDIPKPKNAFFTKNKGGGGGGGSHGRHW